A single window of Streptomyces xanthii DNA harbors:
- a CDS encoding TetR family transcriptional regulator — MRKDAQRNRELVLAAARQVYAEQGVEAPLDVIARRAGVGNATLYRRFPDRAALIEAVFHDTLSTVVDAGEEARRAEDPWQGLTGYLDHVFTVLATDRGASDLMTTGIQGVATLEKLHVHNAETLTGLLERCRDQGLVRTDVVTEDLLLALAALGRTAPALQATVPGAWRRPLTLLLDSLRTRPAQPLPSPHLTAEQLTTVLHHIHRPHQSSEKDQG; from the coding sequence GTGAGGAAGGACGCGCAGCGCAACCGTGAACTGGTCCTGGCCGCAGCCCGCCAGGTCTACGCCGAGCAGGGCGTGGAGGCGCCCCTCGACGTGATCGCCCGCCGCGCGGGCGTCGGCAACGCGACCCTGTACCGCCGCTTCCCCGACCGAGCCGCCCTGATCGAGGCCGTCTTCCACGACACCCTCAGCACCGTCGTCGACGCGGGCGAGGAAGCCCGGCGCGCCGAGGACCCCTGGCAGGGGCTCACCGGCTACCTCGACCACGTCTTCACGGTCCTGGCCACCGACCGGGGCGCCAGCGACCTCATGACCACCGGTATCCAGGGCGTCGCCACGCTGGAGAAGCTGCACGTCCACAACGCGGAGACGCTCACCGGCCTCCTCGAACGCTGCCGTGATCAGGGGCTCGTCCGTACGGACGTCGTCACCGAGGATCTCCTCCTCGCCCTGGCCGCCCTGGGCCGCACGGCGCCCGCCCTCCAGGCCACCGTGCCCGGCGCGTGGCGCCGCCCACTCACCCTCCTCCTCGACAGCCTCCGCACCCGCCCCGCCCAGCCGCTTCCCTCCCCGCACCTGACCGCCGAGCAGCTCACCACCGTGCTCCACCACATCCACCGGCCGCACCAGTCTTCGGAGAAGGATCAGGGGTAG
- a CDS encoding MFS transporter, whose protein sequence is MRDSTATQDPGQLPAAPETHGSAGEATAAAPPAHPSRSVPALWLAPIAAPLSMGIAGPSLVLDAVARDLDTSVAAVTWSVTAFGWGASVGTPLAAGLLRYRGTRAALTVSALLVAAGASLVMSAPVLPALIVGSASQALGAAGLTTVALQLARSPRRMGLVTASLAVTGSTAPLVGSLAGDLLSWRAALTLPLIGLLGVPAVRRRVTEGPATEHAAQTEEADRFDLTGALLLTALATALVMIPHRPAVAAVFAVIALVALALRLRARPRGFVPADVVRRPAFLLAALPAFVLAVVNFGLVYAVSGRLADDTGWSSGAIGAAMVWPMLLGGALSWFVVAASVRTGHRPIVLALLALGATAPVVTWLGGGAALLLGAQALSSVAASSGQGVFSVRAADAVPERERPAAIGLFTLCYLLGAAFGPALVTLLPTA, encoded by the coding sequence ATGCGTGACTCGACCGCGACCCAGGACCCGGGCCAGTTGCCTGCGGCCCCGGAGACGCATGGATCCGCCGGTGAGGCGACGGCGGCCGCCCCGCCGGCCCACCCCTCCCGCTCCGTACCGGCCCTGTGGCTCGCCCCGATCGCCGCCCCGCTCTCCATGGGCATCGCCGGCCCGTCCCTCGTCCTCGACGCCGTCGCACGTGACCTCGACACCTCGGTCGCCGCCGTCACTTGGTCCGTGACCGCCTTCGGCTGGGGCGCGTCCGTCGGTACGCCGCTGGCGGCAGGTCTGCTCCGGTACCGGGGGACACGGGCCGCCCTGACGGTGAGCGCGCTGCTCGTCGCCGCCGGGGCGAGTCTGGTGATGTCCGCGCCCGTGCTGCCCGCCCTGATCGTGGGCAGCGCGTCGCAGGCGCTGGGCGCCGCCGGTCTGACCACGGTCGCCCTGCAACTGGCCCGCTCCCCGCGCAGGATGGGCCTGGTCACCGCCTCGCTCGCGGTCACCGGCTCCACCGCGCCGCTCGTCGGCTCCCTCGCGGGCGACCTGCTGTCCTGGCGGGCGGCGCTCACCCTCCCGCTGATCGGCCTGCTCGGCGTCCCCGCCGTGCGGCGCCGCGTCACCGAAGGGCCCGCGACCGAACACGCCGCACAAACGGAAGAAGCCGACCGCTTCGACCTGACCGGAGCCCTGCTGCTCACCGCGCTGGCGACCGCACTGGTCATGATCCCGCACCGGCCGGCCGTGGCCGCCGTGTTCGCCGTCATCGCGCTGGTCGCACTCGCGCTGCGCCTGCGGGCCCGTCCCCGCGGTTTCGTGCCCGCCGACGTGGTCCGCAGGCCCGCGTTCCTCCTGGCCGCACTGCCCGCGTTCGTGCTGGCGGTGGTCAACTTCGGCCTGGTGTACGCCGTTTCGGGCCGGCTCGCGGACGACACCGGCTGGTCGTCCGGTGCGATCGGCGCCGCGATGGTGTGGCCCATGCTGCTGGGCGGCGCACTGTCCTGGTTCGTGGTCGCCGCCTCCGTCCGGACGGGTCACCGCCCGATCGTCCTGGCGCTCCTCGCCCTGGGCGCCACCGCACCCGTGGTGACCTGGCTGGGCGGCGGGGCGGCGCTGCTGCTCGGGGCGCAGGCCCTGTCGTCCGTCGCCGCGTCCTCCGGCCAGGGCGTGTTCTCCGTACGGGCCGCCGATGCCGTCCCCGAGCGCGAACGCCCGGCGGCCATCGGCCTGTTCACCCTCTGCTACCTGCTCGGCGCCGCCTTCGGCCCGGCGCTGGTGACCCTCCTGCCGACGGCCTGA
- a CDS encoding MFS transporter, with the protein MPSHTAAEAGQAPGPKAGPRQWLGLAVLALPTLLISLDQSVLYLALPHLARDLAPTGTQTLWIMDIYGFLIAGFLITMGTLGDRVGRRRLLTIGAAAVGATSVAAAWSTSAEALIVSRALLGIAAATLMPSTLALIGNMFHDPAQRARAIAVWASCFMGGTALGPVVGGIFLEYFWWGSVFLLGVPVAALLLIAAPKLLPEYKDPDAGRIDLFSVLLSLVSILSVIYGLKELARHGLAPVPLAAVALGLAVGTAFVRRQGRLEHPLLDLKLFRVGAFTAALLILMVSMLGTGGGYLFITGFLQMVEGHSPMEAGLWMVPAAVASILAAQVAPVLTRRFQLGTVVGVALIVGTAGYVLLTLVDAVAGMPLLMTGFVIVFIGVGTFGSLGTGLVVGSVPPEKGGSAAALSSISGDLGTALGVAVLGSLGTAVYRATLDAPEGTPDRAAEAAGASMENALATARELPARTGEALLTAAEEAYTAGLNAVAAACVLITATSAVIALTMLRRRRGADSPPNADGATASQESVADLTDSVGPR; encoded by the coding sequence ATGCCGTCGCACACCGCAGCCGAGGCCGGCCAGGCACCAGGGCCGAAGGCCGGTCCGAGACAGTGGCTGGGACTCGCCGTCCTCGCCCTGCCCACCCTGCTGATCTCCCTCGACCAGAGCGTGCTCTACCTGGCCCTGCCCCATCTGGCCCGGGACCTCGCGCCGACCGGAACGCAGACGCTGTGGATCATGGACATCTACGGCTTCCTGATCGCCGGATTCCTGATCACCATGGGCACCCTCGGCGACCGTGTCGGCCGCCGCCGGCTCCTGACGATCGGCGCCGCGGCGGTCGGTGCCACCTCCGTCGCGGCCGCCTGGTCGACCAGCGCCGAGGCTCTCATCGTCTCCCGGGCCCTGCTCGGCATCGCCGCCGCGACGCTCATGCCGTCGACCCTCGCCCTCATCGGCAACATGTTCCATGACCCGGCCCAGCGCGCCCGCGCCATCGCCGTGTGGGCCAGCTGCTTCATGGGCGGCACGGCGCTCGGCCCCGTCGTGGGCGGGATCTTCCTGGAGTACTTCTGGTGGGGGTCGGTGTTCCTGCTCGGCGTGCCGGTCGCGGCCCTGCTGTTGATCGCCGCGCCGAAGCTGCTGCCCGAGTACAAGGACCCGGACGCCGGCCGCATCGACCTGTTCAGCGTGCTGCTCTCGCTCGTGTCGATCCTCTCCGTGATCTACGGCCTGAAGGAACTGGCCCGGCACGGTCTCGCCCCCGTACCGCTCGCGGCGGTCGCTCTGGGCCTCGCCGTCGGCACCGCGTTCGTGCGGCGACAGGGCAGGCTCGAGCACCCGCTCCTCGATCTGAAGCTCTTCCGCGTCGGAGCCTTCACCGCCGCGCTCCTGATCCTCATGGTGTCGATGCTCGGCACCGGCGGCGGCTACCTCTTCATCACCGGCTTCCTGCAGATGGTCGAGGGCCACTCGCCGATGGAGGCCGGTCTGTGGATGGTGCCCGCGGCCGTCGCCTCGATCCTCGCGGCCCAGGTGGCACCGGTCCTCACCCGGCGCTTCCAGCTCGGCACCGTCGTCGGCGTCGCGCTGATCGTCGGCACGGCCGGATATGTGCTGCTGACCCTCGTCGACGCGGTCGCCGGGATGCCGCTGCTCATGACCGGCTTCGTGATCGTCTTCATCGGGGTCGGGACGTTCGGTTCGCTGGGCACGGGCCTCGTCGTGGGGTCCGTACCGCCCGAGAAGGGAGGGTCGGCGGCGGCCCTGTCCTCCATCAGCGGCGATCTCGGCACCGCCCTCGGCGTCGCCGTCCTCGGCAGCCTCGGCACCGCCGTCTACCGCGCCACGCTCGACGCCCCCGAGGGAACCCCGGACCGCGCCGCCGAAGCGGCGGGAGCATCCATGGAGAACGCCCTCGCGACCGCCCGCGAACTCCCCGCGCGGACCGGCGAAGCCCTGCTCACCGCGGCCGAGGAGGCCTACACCGCCGGGCTCAACGCCGTTGCCGCCGCCTGTGTCCTGATCACCGCGACCAGCGCCGTCATCGCCCTCACCATGCTCCGCAGGCGCCGGGGTGCCGATTCGCCCCCGAACGCGGACGGAGCGACCGCGAGTCAGGAGTCGGTCGCAGACCTGACGGACTCCGTCGGCCCCCGCTGA